Genomic DNA from Parasteatoda tepidariorum isolate YZ-2023 chromosome 3, CAS_Ptep_4.0, whole genome shotgun sequence:
TTTATACTATTGGAATTCTTCACCTTTTTTGTTGATGTAAAACCTTTGGAAAATGTGCACATATACAAAATGTGTTTGACATGTGTTCCAACAGAAAGTTGGaacacatgccaaatctagaaTCTTCAATTAGTGATAGGCTACCTTTATTATAACAGATTGGGTAACACAAAACTGCGAATATAGATATTAATACTTCAATATCTATTATGCAATTTCCAGTAAGTTCAGATATtcgatttttatcaaaaatatcatcCAATGTTCTATTCAGTTTCGATAAGCAGCTTGAAGTATTTACATCAATGCAATTCTCAACAGCttcatttttcttctcaatGGTGTACTGGTTACTAGAAAATTTTCGCTTTTTAGAGCGATATCTTTTAGTGTGATCCATTGTTTAGAatgtttatagtaaaattatgaGCAGTTTCGAAggtaaaatgtaatattttgcattagaaaagtgcaaaagaaaaagaacaaaatcagcgtgaaaatttaaacaactaaCACGAGACTTGATTTGTTGCCAGATTTctagtaaaaaacaataatctgtaataaaaagtttaaaaatggctaaaagaaagtgtttaaaattttaattaaaagaacatgaatttaaacacttaaaataattaatgtactTTTAAGCAACTTCCGGTTTTAGAGTAGCACTTCCGGTTTCTTTTTGAAGCAGACGACatgttttataaacttaaaagtaaCTTCTAGAGCACgtagagaaaaaacaaaaacagttttGGAAAGAAGAAAGTTCAAATTAtctaaaacacaaataaaaaaaatcgtaccTGAGGTCGAAAATCGATGTTTTAAACGTAGTCGGTCACCTTAACATTCGAGCCCTCTGTTGACAGTTACATGCAGTAGGATGGTCATTGTTACCTCCTCTGCGTCtgacaacagaaaaaaaagttctcaattGCATCTTGACGGAATCTGCACATTAGTATGAATGGAACCTCATCAAGTAAACGAGGACCAGTTTCATAGCAGCAGATAAGGTGATTTGCCATTCCCATAaacaaggaaaattaattttttccccttggtCTGAAATTCAATTGACTTAATGAAGTCAAGGAATTCAGCCCATCTATTTAAAAGGGATTAAGCTTTTGTAACAGCTGATTTCAGACTATtagttttatcaattaatatgcGACTGTTTAAGCtgtcaaataatttattgacaGTTGAACAGAAGTCAGTTGTATGCTTAGTACTAGGAGGTAGATAGCCAGAAGTGCTCTGAGTGCAAATACCCGCAGCAACAGATTATATTAAAACCTGTGCAGTGAGCTTCACATTCATAGCACTAAGTCCATCAACCTCAATGTGCTTTTGCGTTAATTTGGGAACACTCCTATGATCCTGTTTGGAATCAAATTCATACAGAGAGGCCACATGAGACCAAACTAcatatttgaaacattaaaatcaacCTGACAACATTTGTGCCACACTTTCCGTTTAGAAATTCCTCTATAAATCATGACaaagaaataagttataatatattatcatacGACGTAATGAAATGTCTTACAATTAAGCcgccaataattttttttttttttttgaagcaaagGCAGAATAacaaaaacgatttttaaaattacatgactgttaaaaaaatattttgaaataaaacattataaacaaTGGTGAAGTATTGTCctttcataaaatagttttacgtccttacaaaattttaacaataatgtaactttaaaatgagcattgaaaatgattaaatcaTTTGTCAGTAAAAAATCACAGATTATATtcatataacttttataaaatttattgcaagtaTTAAACAcattaaggaaaaatatgaaCTCAGCAATGGATTATTTTAttgaagcaattaattttttaaaaagcaatttttaaaatttttcaatcactacttttaattttgttgtataAATTCTCTATACATGTtacaattacatatttttttatatcataaattattattaatgaatacaCATATATTTGCATCACCCCCCAAAAAACAATTCTGGCTACAGCAcctctataaaaatattatgaacaaTTATTcagttgaaaacaaatatagaataatttatagGTACTTGAATGTGGCTGTGGTTGAACATCTACATCGTGACTGAACTTTTCGACACTCAACTTTTCAACactatttattcattgttcTTTCAAAGGCTGCTTTGGTAGAGCATGCCTACTAATGTAGAAGATTTCTTCCTCGTCATATTCTTGCCTTTTTCTTTTAGACCTGTTTTCTGCTCTAACTAATAACCGGTGACCTTTTTCATAAgtatctaacaaaaaaaattatattttataattcaaatttgaaaaagtaatatagagaagggaaaaaataaaaatgttattttttaatagactttgaatttaaatgtgAAGCATTTAATCTGAATAAAGTTTACAGTAATACATGATTTAACTAGAATTCAGaaattaacttataaaagtTTGTACTAAAACTAATAGtctgtaatataaaaaatcacgATTACAAAATTCCCTCTGAAATTTGTTTAGCTTTTCAAAAGAACAAGATTGTTATGtctgatattttatatatttaaagcaataactGAACTCACCAGTTTTTCTCATAACCCTGACAACAGGATACTCTGGCCAAGAGAGACTGGCACCTTCTTTAATCCTTACCGCTTTCTGATATTTCATAGGATCATAATTAGGAAGCTTGCAAGTACGCCTATCTTCACTAAGCCAATCATTTGGTACGAGTTGCACGTCATCTTGAAATTCAATAATGAAGTAACTCAGTGTTCTGAAAATGTacaatgtattttatgtattaaatagtTGAACTGTATCagaaattaacatatttagtttatatatttacacTTATTAAAAAGATCAattatgctaaatttaaaatcaatacgtaattaaacaaacattagacattaataataattaactagtATTTATCTATAGCTAtcagctaaaaaattttataattttttttcctccaaatttccattttttgttttactcataaatacaaaggaaaatgctttagatttctaaaaactaaatacGGGGAATAAGATGAACGTCCGAGGAGGCTTACTATCTAATTGCagctaaaaagtaaataaaaaaatatatataaacatgaTGACATAATCAcagctaaattttgaaatccttacacatttttctaaatttgaaaatatgaaagagTTTGGCAATCGTTTTTAATAAAGGTActtctaatttatattaaaaagattaataattgagaaatcagaatacttttttttatcctttttccttattactttctttaatgataaagaaaagtttaaaaaaaacaaagaatttttaatataatgaaacattttttaaattctagaaaCAATTATGTTCCATAACGCAACAAATTTTCTACcctacttaaaagaaaataccatTACTTGTGTATATTGAGGAATGacccaataatcaaaataatatacttgctatataaattttatgaaaagttacGTAAAAATATGCGGTGATGTTTAAACATTGTGGTATACAAGTTgcgaataatagaaaaaatgtttttttcttttttacttaaaaatatttaaattgataaagaaaagattaattaagttacctctttatgaattttaattctaaattttccttCTAACTTTGCCTTTCTCAAATAGAGTCCCATGTTACTGTTTCCCTGCTTTTCATTGTCCggcttttcaattttatttcgtagATTTTTCTCAACCTGGTTCAGCCCAGGTTgagaaaattacaataaataaaattacaatatggaaacataagaattgaaaatttaaattaaaaaactgtacaaataactaaaatatattttctttttgcaaaagcTACTTAAATTCCCAATTATGCTCAAAATCTATAAACGATACGACCTATTAAAGTTTCAATTCTTTcttatataaatgcaaataggattataaatattaattttacatttagagACGTAGGAAgctgaaatcaaaaatttaaaaaaaaaatcacctgcTTTTGCCTATTACTCTTATTTTATAggtacttaattatttttaataatttatagcagACAAAGTGAAGTCCTTAGAGTTGAAAGattgttgtatttttaatcaagattaaagttgccttttttttaatctatttttgtgaaaaaaaagtttataaaagctaatacattgaaactaaattcaaaacaaatttgaagttaaaagttacaatagaagaaaagaaatcaaaaataaaatttcatcttaaagaggaaaaaaataattcttaaacttaATGAAACAATGTTTCGCTTTTTTATTACTGCTATCAAAAATACTAATAaggatttttaaacattgaaaatagcaataaaaaaggaCTAAACTTTATAAAAGGGAGAATAGGGATTTTTGCAGAGCCCTGTATgctatattacaaaaataaatttagctaatGCTGTGCAATAAAGGTAAAGCGATATGCTTATCTTGCAATgggaataaaacatatttttttacaatgttttctACTGGCGAAGACTTTAAACTCGACAAGCTGGCAACAACATAGATGTCTAATAGGGAAGAATGGCAGTGTTTATCATAATAGTTTGCTCTGTTTAGAAAATACTGGCCTTTGATCATTTGACAATAATGttcgtttgaaaaaaagatatttcgtACTATTACTATCTCTCCTGACTTCAAGCCACAGCAATCGTCAGTTCCAGAgtttggtttaattaaaaattgatctttaaattgtatattttcttaGGTGGTTGAAATATTGTTGCTATTCTGCCtttctttagaaaatgaatGTGTGTAACAGTGAGGAAATTAAGGGGCTTAACCTGGCAGAAGGCGCTCTCACAATATTACGCGAGCAGGCGTGGTGGGTCCAATGGATCCTTTCTtacttttgaactattttagGACAATGAGTAGATAGCAtttgttcttaaataatataaaatagataaatagtgAGAATATGTTTCCAAGGTTTGTatgagaaatttatattttaataaacaaacttacattttaagaaCATACATCACACACTGTAATTGAATGTTCATTGCATACATTCTTCTGGCATTTGGCACAACATGTTTTGGTCTTCCTGTCTTTTGAGGAAGAACAAATATAGCACCTTTTTTTGGTGTTGCACTTTTGTGGCGGCTCTACTTATTTTGCAGGAAAATGTTGCAGTTTATCTTTCAGCTTTTTGGGTATGGTTGGGTTGGGTAAGAGCCATGGCAATTTCTTTCAAGAAGGCTCTTCTATTTTTGTATGCAGTGGGCGGATTTTTCGTTGACAGCAATAAGACTTGCATTTATTGCTGCTgtgttcaaaattgaaaaaaatacaaccaTACGCCATCTCTTGCTTATTCTTGCAGTAGAATATGGTGCGGACATTCCATCGACGACATCACATCTACTGCACCTTTTgtgatattattaaaagtaataatttctgGCTTTTTTGCGTCACCACTTGAAATATCTATTGTTCCATCATTATGCATTGTTGATAACAGGTTAACGCACTTATTCTCCTTAGGAACATATGACACTAAAGTCGTATTCTTCTGAAATCCAAATAATGAGGAGTGtacttctttttgttttctagtAACAAATTCTATCGGTAACtcccgtttatttttttttacagttccaaccattgtgatttttttcttcaataaatccTGTGCCAAACTATAACTTGTATACCAGTTATCTGTTGTTACATTTCGCCCAGAATTATTGAGTTTTTGTGTCACTCTCTTAACGATATCGTTGGGAGAATTACTGACTTCATACGGACCTTTTGGCTGAGTCCCGGCATTTATTTCCAAGTTCCAAGTATAGAATGTTCTGGAATCTACCAGGGCGTATATTTTAATCCCGTATTTTGCCGGTTTATTTGGGATGTATTGTCTAAAAGAACATCTTCCTCTAAATGGTTCAAGTTTTTCGTCTATCGTTACATATTCTCCGACGTAGAATTTTTGACAGCTTGAAACAAACAAATGTTTCAAAGCAATCTCTGATAGGTGCAAGTTTTCTTCTTTCCTGTCTATCTCTTACATCATCAAACCTGAagcattttaatagaaatagaaatcATTTGTATGACATAGTGCTGTGAAATATATCAAGTCCAGTTCCATCCGTTGCCCAAAGATCAAGGACATTTGCATGGGAAGATTTATGCACTCCACAAAAATACAATAGTCCGATAAGTGCTCTAATTTCATTCACAGTCGTTTTTCTTGCATCCCGCTCTCTTTGGAAAATTGTCAGCAATCGTATCTGTGTAAATATTCGTAAAATCCACTACTTTGTTTAGCATCtcttcatttatcaaaaatgtccACGATTCAATAGGAGACGATAGATTTTTGGCTTCTCCGACATTTCCTGGCAATCTAGTTATTATGTTGGCGGCCGGGGTTCGCACATTTTGGCGATATGGCGTTTTTTTCCACTTCGTAATTTTGTCTTTTCCTACAAAATAGTCGTTCTCTCCGGTGCCTATACTGTCTTCCTCCGAAGACGACTGATGCTCACTAAAATTATCAGTTTGTTCGCTTTCACTTATTAATTCTTCATCTTCATTTATTGTTTCCTCATCAGTTGAAACTTCCGCCAGTAATGTTTGTAAACGCTTCATTTCCTCATCGTAGCTCAAATAGcgagacatttttttataacacaCGCTCCACACGAATGATCTCACGGAAATATGCCCCAAAAACTAGTCACACGAACAGGCGCGCCGGGTCCTTCAGACCCTATTATcgaaaaataacaacaatagTGAATAGTGGATTGTAGAAATTTCATTCGGCGGAAAGAAGTTGACCTTGAATGCAGCTACTGCGGACTTGGTCCACTTTGGAGGAAAGGGGGGATTTCTACGGTTTGGGACGACGGGATCTCTTGGATACGGCGCGCGTTCTGGCTGGTTAATGAGAATATAATGTTaacttaaattgaatttagaagAGTGTTAAAGGGGAAGgggttagaaaaaaattaacgttaaagTGGTTTTGGAGGGAAGGTACAGAGTTAGGCGGTGAAGTATAGTGGCATAAGAATAGTGTGAAACCGCAAAAACCGTGATGGGCTCTTGAAGTCAAAGTTTATAGGATGAAAAGTCTGAAATGGAGAAAGTAGtaatcaatttttaagcaaaaactgaagaaaactaTTTCTATAAAGTAAGGTAAGTTTTACCCCGTTCTCCAGGACTGCCACTTTggtaataaatatcaatttgctCAGTCATAAGACTCTAACATGTTTTATAGACAATCACTTTAATAATAACGGAATTAgaaaacacaaacaaaaaaaggattaaCAATTAAAGTTCAATTATTTACGGAGCTAAACGGAGCTTGTTCTCAGATCGAGATATTAACATCAACTGGTAGCACTGTGGGCGCACCAAAACAACATGCGCAGAAGACAGTTATAGTGGGAATTCTCGAcagtagtaaataaaaaaggaaacacaACAATTAACATAAGCGATGATGAGCCTGAGGCCAGGGGGGAAGAAAACCagattatgaagaaaaaaaaaagataacctAACACAATatcaaacacatttttaaaatacaacattAGATCCATCCTTCTAAATCAGTTTCTATTTCAGTTATCTCAGAATCATTGATACTTCAATTCGTCtactttttgatataattgtTCAACACGCTTAAGTTTCACTTCTAATTCAGTTGGATTCTGCTCCTTCGTTTGATCAATGTAAGTTTCTAATATCGTTATGGTACTGTCACAGTGATATGTGacgatttttttctaattgtttaatttaatcccTCTTAGTTTAatgttggtttttttttatgtaatttaatttttattttaccccAGCTCGTTAATGAGAATaggaaatccttttttttttatttcagtaacaaatttttgtgtcattttttttcaccttcTGGTGACTCAAGGTCGAATTGACCCAGCTGTCTTTCTCGGtagacggaaaaaaaggtacgaaAAAATGggtccctggaaaaaaaggtacctcCATAGGGAGAATCTGTTGGGATATTTCCCCTCTCACTTTCTGGGTAGCATAAATGCTTCTGgctgtttcaatgaatattctttttatctgtaataattcAGATTAGATCATTGAGGCACAGAGAAGGGTAAGGGGGCGAACTTATGGGCTGGTTGttttacgcttttttttaaaaaaaaattatttcatttattcttcattgattatttttaaaaaaaatttctattacaaGCGTTATAAGCGAAACACATTAATTCTACTCCCCCTCCCCTAAAGGTNGTTTCATATAGCCTGATAACACTTTTTCAATAGAGTCAAGATTCCCGGTAGAATCATgatcttagaaaataaataaacaatattattgaacattttcctatttaattaactttttaagaataaatgtgcgtaaataagaaacaaaagttggataaacaaaaaaacaaaagttggCAACTTTGAAAACGCGcgacacgaaaaaaaaaaaacatgcacggAACAGCAAAAAGCGCTTCAATCTAATCTTCTCATTTCACATATTATCCCCTACAGACTTTTCCCTACACGgatacctttttttccgtaccTGTTTTTCcggtacctttttttcctagAATCGATAAAAAACGAGGTCGCAGAGCACTGTGACATATTACCCCactaagcttgaaaaaaattttgaacgaaggaggaaaattttttttgaaaaaaattaaaccaaaagaaaaatattaaattgaaatcttGCAGTTACCAAGAATGTtgcattacaataaatttttaacacatataATTATCAACATTTTGAAGAGAATAAAACAGATGTAAAGTAGAGACGGCATACAAAGATTCACTAAGTAAAATTTCACTTGGAAAAGTTCAGGTTTTGAAGAGGGGGTGGTTCAGTTGCACAAAACTTGTACAAGTAGTTGGATAGGTTGCTGACGTTCTACAAAGTGTTCCAATGAGTGAGGCTTAACGCTGTTGATCCGAAAAGTTCCCAAAAGAAGAGTCTACAGGACAGATCACACCTAAAAGGTAAAGCTGCGGCAGTTAACTGTTCACTGATAACTTGTATGGTTAGTAACAAAAATTTGGGTGAGTAACTAGTGTGTTCCAGATCAGAACCCCTGTTACACACAAATTCATAACACTACCTTTCAAGGTATGtacacaataaaaattaccacTGAATTAAATTTCGCAATGAGCGTTAAGTAACcacaatatatattaaaacaatgcGAGGAACATTGttaacagaataaaacaaaaaaaaattgatttgagctgaattaaattaactgaaaacttAAGTTGTCACCATCAGGTCAAAAACACCAATACCCACTAACTTGATACCTGCGCAAGTGTTTATCATGGCCAGCATGATAACCAAGTCAGACCGTTAAAGTGAAATCAGACGGAGGTGGTACACAATCAGTTGTagcaacaaaaattatgtaatgaCAAACTGAcgacggagaaaaaaatttatgtttactacatgaaatttcgaaaaaaacaaaataacaatcgCTTAAATCATGAATAGcgatcaaaaatgaaaaaaaattgtttgagagagaaaaaaattagtccaattattgaaataatttgttgcaCAAGGTGAATTAGTGAGTAAGACAAGATATATCCATATAATACAAATGGACAACATATAAAATCCGAATATCTAGTAAGACACAATACactcatgtccataaattaaggataatgaaGTTCAGGCACAGAAAGAGACAGAAGCCaaacaaatttgacttatttgtaaagtctatgtattaaacaaaaggtaaagagcaaaaaagatgctatatgtttgacataattaataaaaattgcgatttttacTCCCTggagcaaatttaaaaaagaacctaTTTACGAAAAGCTGTATAACATGGTTAGTATGAGGGTTAATACGTAATATGTCTCCCGGACGATGCAATACAGGCCGTACAACGCCTAGGCATGCTGAGTATCAAATTATCAATCTGATCTTGGGGAATATTACACCACTCATCAAGCAATGCCCTCCGAAAGTCCGGTAGACAGGTGGGAGGTGGTTGACGGGCTGCAATTCGTCGGCCAAGCAtatcccacacatgctctattggattcaaGTCCGGTGAGTATGCTGGCCAATCCATACGGGTGATATCCTCCGATTGAAGGCATTCGTCTGCAATGTTTGCACGGTGAGGACGGGCGTTGTCGTTCATAAACAGAAATTTAGCACCCATGGCGCCCCGAAACAAACGTACATGTTGTTCCAGAAAGACATACCTATAGATGTGGCCTGTCATCGTTACACTCTGAACATGCAGGTCAGTTCTGGAACCAAGAATAATTCCTCCCCAAACGGGCCATCCTGCACCACCGTAACGGTGTCGTTCAATGGTGTTCTCTTGGTGGTAACGGGTACCTGGCGCTCTCCATATGAAAGACGAGCGATTAATTCTCACTTGGGCCGGATCACGCTATTGGTCGAAAATGACATCACTGTTTGGGGAAGGGATATACTGTGTATTGCATAGTATTTTGGCGATAAAATGCGCTCTATTTACGCGTGGTATTAATGTTGAGTAATAAAGACAATATTCACATTTTGCACAGTTTtgtggtaattttttattagaatctaAGTAAGTGAAATTAAGCTATACTGCTTGTATATGCTTCGGTGATGGAGATGTAAgactttcaaaaatgaaacaatatggCAAAGAAACATCCTCTTTAATATTGAAAGATAACAAACCATCTACGAAACTTCACAAACTCCAATTAACAAGTTATTctttagaaacattaaaaattgttattaaaagaacaattaaaaacttaaacttttgatTGTAAATGTCGCATACTGCAGGTGGGCGTCACCGGGAAGAAATGGGATATCGGGACGAAGTCTCGGACGCTGCACAACAACCTCTTTCGAAGGCAAACTGTCATCTGCTTAAATACTGGACTTCAGCCTTTTCACTCCCTGCCTTGGCCGCCGGTTGATGCTCCTCCGCCGGTATTCATCCGCGCAGGAACTATTTCGGTTCGTCCTCCTACCTTCGATTTTCGTTCC
This window encodes:
- the LOC107452711 gene encoding uncharacterized protein yields the protein MYAMNIQLQCVMYVLKITLSYFIIEFQDDVQLVPNDWLSEDRRTCKLPNYDPMKYQKAVRIKEGASLSWPEYPVVRVMRKTDTYEKGHRLLVRAENRSKRKRQEYDEEEIFYISRHALPKQPLKEQ